In Gopherus flavomarginatus isolate rGopFla2 chromosome 5, rGopFla2.mat.asm, whole genome shotgun sequence, one DNA window encodes the following:
- the LRIF1 gene encoding ligand-dependent nuclear receptor-interacting factor 1 isoform X1, protein MSGPPLGAPHSPEEGPGSAAQCIAGCMYQVVQTTGPDGKNLLKLLPISKSSGNFMPLVQSSVVPDTAKGNVSSPVHFTFKTQIASSTTSSSVKIPVFKSTNPGKIILTRTLDKQENLSVNPEKESLTTKPVSNVQSNSVSVDRLSLQNVAVSASSNQSNTAYVLVNTKSLPVTVKSPVLPSGHHLQIPAHAEVKSVPASSLPPTVQQKILAAAATNASGAAEATKTPTVIYVSPVNTVKTVVPKRLQTICPKPVTEVSESLILTTAQTTVKSSVPPVGTSDGQQRQQTPMKWVVQENSQASIPYLVPVKSSNNMASKILKTLADMKNVEKNSANILPICSNSPSGSQTITPIKDNALVMYNGKVYLLTKRGSDVLSAQIDQQASPGTDAPFKKDTSQLITNKVVNLVLSKNKGMTLTHKDPKPSINTEPVPQPDLRKNLKPAPTLLATPHVNQHIITTNQCRPLSTTGGISNEVNPVKKMVMDENMHCNSKEKSHSPKAATAVTPQSKQHYAFSEEEQKIQNEKVCSSEKATEIKHKREPDWKQNLELRKKFGLFKEERVYLNRIPFQTPPAGSEASVCSRNNFKKNNNSLSASPQEMAITAKQQDHGEEEKIIVDLEQDLTKKRKAKLSPMPENGKRRKMMVKSAINPSVENNSTSSVILNKRISSTPVLLQQKNSTSSIGSSLGKNSEQDPCVQDNQVQDTCCSALVSSEDDVSTSESSFRDDAFPLTPPDLDETIRDEKIKRLKRLLRERAAALEEMRKKMQQT, encoded by the exons ATGTCCGGTCCGCCGCTGGGGGCGCCGCACAGCCCGGAGGAAGGGCCCGGCAGCGCCGCGCAGTG catTGCAGGCTGTATGTACCAAGTAGTTCAGACGACTGGGCCGGATGGAAAAAACCTTCTGAAGTTGCTCCCAATCTCTAAATCTTCTGGAAATTTTATGCCACTAGTTCAGTCATCAGTTGTGCCTGATACCGCTAAAGGGAATGTATCAAGTCCAGTTCATTTTACTTTTAAGACACAGATTGCCAGTAGCACCACATCTTCATCTGTCAAGATACCTGTTTTTAAATCCACTAATCCTGGAAAGATCATTCTTACAAGGACATTGGATAAACAGGAAAATCTTAGCGTGAACCCTGAAAAAGAGAGCTtgactacaaaaccagtttctaatGTTCAGAGTAATTCTGTTTCAGTTGATAGATTGTCTTTGCAAAATGTTGCTGTGTCAGCTTCGTCTAACCAGAGTAATACAGCATATGTGTTAGTCAACACAAAAAGTCTTCCAGTGACGGTGAAATCTCCTGTGCTGCCTTCTGGGCATCACCTTCAGATACCAGCTCATGCAGAAGTGAAATCTGTCCCAGCTTCTTCTTTACCACCTACAGTACAGCAGAAAATACTTGCAGCTGCTGCTACAAATGCCTCTGGGGCAGCCGAAGCCACAAAAACACCAACTGTTATTTATGTGTCACCAGTAAATACAGTGAAAACAGTCGTTCCCAAGCGCTTGCAAACCATTTGCCCAAAACCTGTCACAGAAGTATCAGAATCATTAATACTGACAACTGCACAAACAACGGTAAAGAGTTCTGTTCCGCCGGTGGGAACTTCTGATGGCCAACAGCGCCAGCAGACTCCAATGAAATGGGTCGTGCAAGAAAATTCCCAGGCATCAATACCGTACCTTGTTCCTGTGAAGTCATCAAATAACATGGCTTCAAAGATCTTGAAAACCTTGGCGGATATGAAGAATGTagaaaaaaattctgcaaatattttaCCAATCTGTTCTAACAGCCCTAGTGGAAGCCAGACAATCACTCCTATTAAAGATAATGCTCTGGTGATGTACAATGGGAAAGTGTATTTGCTGACAAAAAGAGGGTCTGATGTTCTGTCAGCCCAAATTGACCAACAAGCCTCTCCGGGTACTGACGCTCCTTTTAAAAAGGACACCTCTCAGCTGATAACCAATAAGGTGGTAAATCTAGTGTTGTCGAAAAATAAAGGTATGACACTTACCCATAAGGATCCAAAGCCAAGTATAAATACAGAGCCTGTTCCACAGCCTGATTTAAGAAAGAACTTAAAACCTGCACCCACTCTGCTTGCAACACCACATGTGAATCAGCATATTATTACTACAAACCAATGCAGGCCTTTGTCCACAACAGGGGGGATTTCAAATGAAGTGAACCCAGTTAAAAAAATGGTGATGGATGAAAACATGCATTGTAACAGCAAAGAGAAGAGTCATTCTCCCAAAGCAGCAACTGCTGTTACTCCTCAGTCAAAACAACATTATGCTTTCAGTGAAGAAGAACAAAAG ATTCAAAATGAGAAGGTGTGCTCATCAGAAAAGGCCACTGAAATCAAACACAAAAGAGAACCCGATTGGAAACAAAACCTGGAATTAAGAAAGAAATTCGGTCTCTTTAAAGAGGAGAGAGTATACCTTAATAGAATTCCCTTTCAAACTCCTCCTGCAGGATCAGAAGCAAGTGTGTGCTCCAGGAATAActttaaaaagaataataattCTTTGAGTGCATCACCACAAGAAATGGCGATAACAGCTAAGCAGCAGGACCATGGTGAAGAGGAAAAG ATAATTGTGGACCTCGAACAGGATTtgactaaaaaaagaaaagctaaaCTCTCGCCAATGCCAGAAaatggaaagagaagaaaaatgatgGTCAAATCAGCCATAAATCCAAGCGTGGAAAACAACAGCACCAGTTCTGTAATACTTAACAAGCGTATTTCATCCACACCAGTCTTATTACAGCAGAAAAATTCCACAAGCTCTATCGGATCATCTCTAGGGAAGAACTCTGAGCAAGACCCATGTGTTCAAGATAACCAAGTTCAAGACACATGCTGTTCAGCTTTAGTTTCTTCCGAAGATGATGTTTCAACTAGTGAAAGTTCCTTTCGAGACGATGCTTTCCCTTTGACTCCGCCAGACTTGGATGAAACAATCAGGGATGAAAAAATAAAACGACTGAAACGGCTATTAAGAGAACGAGCGGCAGCACTGGAAGAGATGCGTAAAAAGATGCAGCAGACCTGA
- the LRIF1 gene encoding ligand-dependent nuclear receptor-interacting factor 1 isoform X2, whose amino-acid sequence MNPVWGFPSTLKAQCEAGIAGCMYQVVQTTGPDGKNLLKLLPISKSSGNFMPLVQSSVVPDTAKGNVSSPVHFTFKTQIASSTTSSSVKIPVFKSTNPGKIILTRTLDKQENLSVNPEKESLTTKPVSNVQSNSVSVDRLSLQNVAVSASSNQSNTAYVLVNTKSLPVTVKSPVLPSGHHLQIPAHAEVKSVPASSLPPTVQQKILAAAATNASGAAEATKTPTVIYVSPVNTVKTVVPKRLQTICPKPVTEVSESLILTTAQTTVKSSVPPVGTSDGQQRQQTPMKWVVQENSQASIPYLVPVKSSNNMASKILKTLADMKNVEKNSANILPICSNSPSGSQTITPIKDNALVMYNGKVYLLTKRGSDVLSAQIDQQASPGTDAPFKKDTSQLITNKVVNLVLSKNKGMTLTHKDPKPSINTEPVPQPDLRKNLKPAPTLLATPHVNQHIITTNQCRPLSTTGGISNEVNPVKKMVMDENMHCNSKEKSHSPKAATAVTPQSKQHYAFSEEEQKIQNEKVCSSEKATEIKHKREPDWKQNLELRKKFGLFKEERVYLNRIPFQTPPAGSEASVCSRNNFKKNNNSLSASPQEMAITAKQQDHGEEEKIIVDLEQDLTKKRKAKLSPMPENGKRRKMMVKSAINPSVENNSTSSVILNKRISSTPVLLQQKNSTSSIGSSLGKNSEQDPCVQDNQVQDTCCSALVSSEDDVSTSESSFRDDAFPLTPPDLDETIRDEKIKRLKRLLRERAAALEEMRKKMQQT is encoded by the exons ATGAACCCAGTTTGGGGGTTCCCAAGCACTCTCAAAGCGCAGTGTGAAGCCGG catTGCAGGCTGTATGTACCAAGTAGTTCAGACGACTGGGCCGGATGGAAAAAACCTTCTGAAGTTGCTCCCAATCTCTAAATCTTCTGGAAATTTTATGCCACTAGTTCAGTCATCAGTTGTGCCTGATACCGCTAAAGGGAATGTATCAAGTCCAGTTCATTTTACTTTTAAGACACAGATTGCCAGTAGCACCACATCTTCATCTGTCAAGATACCTGTTTTTAAATCCACTAATCCTGGAAAGATCATTCTTACAAGGACATTGGATAAACAGGAAAATCTTAGCGTGAACCCTGAAAAAGAGAGCTtgactacaaaaccagtttctaatGTTCAGAGTAATTCTGTTTCAGTTGATAGATTGTCTTTGCAAAATGTTGCTGTGTCAGCTTCGTCTAACCAGAGTAATACAGCATATGTGTTAGTCAACACAAAAAGTCTTCCAGTGACGGTGAAATCTCCTGTGCTGCCTTCTGGGCATCACCTTCAGATACCAGCTCATGCAGAAGTGAAATCTGTCCCAGCTTCTTCTTTACCACCTACAGTACAGCAGAAAATACTTGCAGCTGCTGCTACAAATGCCTCTGGGGCAGCCGAAGCCACAAAAACACCAACTGTTATTTATGTGTCACCAGTAAATACAGTGAAAACAGTCGTTCCCAAGCGCTTGCAAACCATTTGCCCAAAACCTGTCACAGAAGTATCAGAATCATTAATACTGACAACTGCACAAACAACGGTAAAGAGTTCTGTTCCGCCGGTGGGAACTTCTGATGGCCAACAGCGCCAGCAGACTCCAATGAAATGGGTCGTGCAAGAAAATTCCCAGGCATCAATACCGTACCTTGTTCCTGTGAAGTCATCAAATAACATGGCTTCAAAGATCTTGAAAACCTTGGCGGATATGAAGAATGTagaaaaaaattctgcaaatattttaCCAATCTGTTCTAACAGCCCTAGTGGAAGCCAGACAATCACTCCTATTAAAGATAATGCTCTGGTGATGTACAATGGGAAAGTGTATTTGCTGACAAAAAGAGGGTCTGATGTTCTGTCAGCCCAAATTGACCAACAAGCCTCTCCGGGTACTGACGCTCCTTTTAAAAAGGACACCTCTCAGCTGATAACCAATAAGGTGGTAAATCTAGTGTTGTCGAAAAATAAAGGTATGACACTTACCCATAAGGATCCAAAGCCAAGTATAAATACAGAGCCTGTTCCACAGCCTGATTTAAGAAAGAACTTAAAACCTGCACCCACTCTGCTTGCAACACCACATGTGAATCAGCATATTATTACTACAAACCAATGCAGGCCTTTGTCCACAACAGGGGGGATTTCAAATGAAGTGAACCCAGTTAAAAAAATGGTGATGGATGAAAACATGCATTGTAACAGCAAAGAGAAGAGTCATTCTCCCAAAGCAGCAACTGCTGTTACTCCTCAGTCAAAACAACATTATGCTTTCAGTGAAGAAGAACAAAAG ATTCAAAATGAGAAGGTGTGCTCATCAGAAAAGGCCACTGAAATCAAACACAAAAGAGAACCCGATTGGAAACAAAACCTGGAATTAAGAAAGAAATTCGGTCTCTTTAAAGAGGAGAGAGTATACCTTAATAGAATTCCCTTTCAAACTCCTCCTGCAGGATCAGAAGCAAGTGTGTGCTCCAGGAATAActttaaaaagaataataattCTTTGAGTGCATCACCACAAGAAATGGCGATAACAGCTAAGCAGCAGGACCATGGTGAAGAGGAAAAG ATAATTGTGGACCTCGAACAGGATTtgactaaaaaaagaaaagctaaaCTCTCGCCAATGCCAGAAaatggaaagagaagaaaaatgatgGTCAAATCAGCCATAAATCCAAGCGTGGAAAACAACAGCACCAGTTCTGTAATACTTAACAAGCGTATTTCATCCACACCAGTCTTATTACAGCAGAAAAATTCCACAAGCTCTATCGGATCATCTCTAGGGAAGAACTCTGAGCAAGACCCATGTGTTCAAGATAACCAAGTTCAAGACACATGCTGTTCAGCTTTAGTTTCTTCCGAAGATGATGTTTCAACTAGTGAAAGTTCCTTTCGAGACGATGCTTTCCCTTTGACTCCGCCAGACTTGGATGAAACAATCAGGGATGAAAAAATAAAACGACTGAAACGGCTATTAAGAGAACGAGCGGCAGCACTGGAAGAGATGCGTAAAAAGATGCAGCAGACCTGA